One region of Psychrobacter sp. DAB_AL43B genomic DNA includes:
- a CDS encoding nitroreductase family protein, whose protein sequence is MTTASLVSLQQAFDERRTIYALGNNLPVDPRAIVNIAERVLLHTPSAFNSQSSRLIVLFGEQHKQVWDIAEDKLRQEVGDGDFVSSKQKMDSFRAGAGTVLFYEDKEVTKSLQDNFALYADKFPLWAHQTSAMHQYAMWTELRTLDVGASLQHYNPLIDEDVAVAFSVPKNWDLIAQMPFGNILEPAGKKTYQPLNERMKVFGLND, encoded by the coding sequence ATGACTACCGCCAGTCTAGTGAGTCTACAACAAGCTTTTGATGAACGCCGTACCATTTATGCTTTGGGTAATAATCTGCCAGTAGATCCAAGAGCGATTGTTAATATTGCCGAGCGCGTGCTGCTACATACACCATCTGCCTTTAATTCCCAGTCATCTAGGCTAATCGTGTTATTTGGCGAGCAACATAAACAGGTGTGGGATATTGCCGAAGATAAGTTACGTCAGGAAGTAGGCGATGGTGATTTTGTAAGTAGCAAACAAAAGATGGATAGCTTTCGAGCAGGGGCAGGCACGGTTCTTTTTTATGAAGACAAAGAAGTCACAAAATCGTTGCAAGATAATTTTGCCTTATATGCTGATAAATTCCCTCTGTGGGCGCATCAGACCTCAGCAATGCATCAGTATGCTATGTGGACAGAGTTACGTACGTTAGATGTTGGTGCGAGTCTCCAGCACTACAATCCGCTGATTGATGAGGATGTCGCAGTGGCATTTTCAGTTCCTAAAAATTGGGATCTAATCGCGCAAATGCCATTCGGCAATATCCTTGAACCTGCTGGTAAAAAAACTTATCAGCCGCTTAATGAGCGTATGAAAGTATTTGGATTAAATGATTGA
- a CDS encoding L,D-transpeptidase codes for MTNNENLLTQLVINIAQQTLTLYKQKKVVAQYTVSTAKNGIGSQQDSGCTPLGKHVIAEKIGLSAPSNAVFIGRVATGEIYDEAFGALYPERDWILSRILWLSGIEEGFNKGSNCQGGCDTYQRYIYIHGTPDSEPMGVPLSHGCIRMRNQDIIELFAQVDEGTPVSIINDVYDINDISGIAHITDIYE; via the coding sequence ATGACAAATAACGAAAACCTTTTGACGCAGCTAGTCATTAACATTGCTCAGCAAACTTTGACGCTATACAAACAGAAAAAAGTTGTTGCTCAATACACCGTATCTACCGCTAAAAACGGCATAGGCAGCCAACAAGACAGTGGCTGTACGCCACTCGGCAAACATGTGATCGCAGAAAAAATAGGTTTAAGCGCGCCTAGTAATGCCGTATTTATTGGTCGTGTAGCTACTGGCGAGATATATGATGAAGCTTTTGGTGCGTTATATCCTGAACGCGATTGGATATTGAGCCGCATTTTATGGTTAAGCGGTATTGAGGAAGGATTTAATAAAGGTAGCAATTGCCAAGGCGGCTGCGATACTTATCAGCGCTATATTTATATTCATGGCACACCAGACAGTGAACCTATGGGTGTACCGCTATCGCATGGCTGTATACGTATGCGTAATCAGGATATTATTGAATTGTTCGCGCAGGTAGATGAAGGCACGCCCGTTTCTATTATTAATGATGTTTATGATATCAATGACATTAGTGGCATTGCTCACATCACTGATATTTATGAATAG